The Cottoperca gobio chromosome 8, fCotGob3.1, whole genome shotgun sequence genome contains the following window.
AGATACAATAGTACACTTAATAACACATTGATACAATGGGTCTTTTCACCATTATTGCCATGAAAAGCATCCCACTGGGAGCTATGTGTTACTTTTGTTCTCCTGTGGGTTTGAGTCCTTGAACCCGGAGCAGCAGACGGAGGTTCCGGCCTGAGACGCACAGCAGCGCCGCATGTCCCTGATCACGTCCCGACACATGCTCTCCACGTATTTGTTAGCTGCAGGAGGGGCACGGAGTTAGCCAAACGATAATGTGGCTTTGACAACATATAATAATGGCATTCAAGTGACTGTTTTATGTACCTTGTAAACAATGTTGAATTGCGCATGCTTGTTTTTGACACGGATCTTTCTGTGGCATACCTGGAAGGGAACagaaagggaacatttcaaaaaggaCTGACTCCCACCCATAGAGACaaaaagttttgttttatatccATGCTCCCACCTTTATCAATCCGGGTAGTTTGCAAGGACGTATTTTGGTTTTAGATTAAAGGTCATCAAACAAACAGCTAGTGTTAGCCGCTAAACTAATGCCACTTCCTTCCGTGACTGCCAATGTTTTGATCACGTGACGTTTCGACAGCCATTGAAATCATAGCTTTAAAAGTGCAACAGTGACACTTGGTGGTGCAAGGTGAGTGCACCACATTCATTGAAATGACATATTCCActgtgggagaaagaaagaataaaaggtCTGGATCCTTcctcataaatatttaatggtGAATAAGATTAAGGAAGTGTCTTTTAAAAGTATTCATAAATATTACCCCGCCAATCCCTACatgcagacatttaaaaaatacataagcACAAACTTCTCTTTCTGAATATTCAGATACAGTTTTACACCTTTTCAGATTTGTCATTGATCATATTTTTTCAAGACTTTACATTATTATGGGACAATGTGGTGACTGGTTACTTCAAAAACACAAGAAGACATATctttttataatacatttgataatgatgttggcaaaacattttgttcataaatgtaaatgtaacaataaaaacacttattttgttgttttcttgaaGGATGTTaagcaatatttaaaatactttctaATTCAACTAACTATAGCTATAAAGACACttaacttttgtattttttataatatttttgtataGTGTGATATACCCTTTGCTCCTTTGTTATTCTGAAtctgtattattttaaataacatggttaaaaagaaaaagaaagaataaaaggcacaaattaataaaaatgttgctttagTCTTACAGAACTTTTTAAAGGTAGTTTTTAATTCAAAACTTACTGTGTAAGCAACATTTTAGCATTGCAGTGCTCATACTTTTATGacactttaaaaatgaatttagCCCTCACACCCAGCAGTAACATATTACTAACTATAATACATAATCCAACTATAATAGGTATAATataaataagtgaaaaataacgttttttcatttgacttttattCATAAAGATAAGAAAATTAAGAAACCGTTCTTATTTACAGTAATAGACTGCTGATCTTTAACATTCGGTATTAAATTTCCAgcatacattaataataatgtggTCATCATTGCTATATCAAGAGTAGCTACACATTGGTAATGTTACAAGATCATTTCATTAATACGAAAATAAGTcagcaaaaatataaattagaGACAGGGTATCACATGGAAAGCATAAAAAGTGAACTATGTCCTAAAACCACCGATCTATCTCACAGAATACATTCATGTTAAAATACTGACAAATTAAACGACAGTTACCAAACATAGTATATTCAAAACAATTTTTATAAATGAGATCTAATTCTGCCTGATAGCAAGATCCTCATAAATATCTGTCGAGTCATGAATGTAATTTCCATCtccaaacagcagcagtaaaaTCCCCATGGTTGGATTCTCCTTGTATGTCCAATGTGGATCCCATCTCAAGATCTCTAGTTTCAAACACCTGAGTGAAAGCAAGAGAAGATGCTGATTAGGACGCCGTGTATAGAGACTGCACATGCACTTCAGTGTCCCCATCATACCTTTGGTCTTGGCCTTGACAATGAACTGCTTGCTCTTCTTCTCCAGCGTATTGGAGGCAGTGCAGGTGTAGGTCCCTGgcagcagtgaggaggaggTAAGACCTGCTTCATCCTCCATCCCCTCCTGAATGGGATTGGAGGATTGCCAGCTGTACACCGGTGTGGGGTTTCCTGTGGCACTGCAGTTCAAGGTCATTTCAGCACCCACGATAAGGTCCAAAACCTCTGGTTCTGGACTGAGGAACGTTGGTGGAACTAGAGCAAAGATCACAATAACTTAGGAgtaagtagtaataccacagtggaGAAATACTCTGTTAGTCCTGCATTCTAAAATATACTTCAAGTACAAAAAGTAATAGTACTCATTCTGTacaatggcccatttcagatgTTGTATTATTGaaatatcactttaatgttgcagctggtaaaggaggagtTTGTGCATTTCACcatgggatcaataaagtaataatatatgataccttttttgttaattatattttgcattatttatcTGTATCTTCAacgctgtcagataaatgtagtggagtaaaaagtacaacttTTTCTAGTTTAGCTTTGTGACTTACAGTACACAGAGGCATTAAGAGGCTCCGAGGTCACAGTAGGAGGTGGTTGTGGTCCCTCTGGTCCGAGCTCCAGCTCTGCTACGCACCTGTACTGCGCTCCATTCTCAGCTTTGGTTGGTGTGACCATGAGGATAGAGGACACTTGGACAGGCGAGGAAGATGTGAGTTCGGAGAAGGAGTGGTTGTACACCTCAGTCTGCCCCTTGTACCACCTCAGGGTGAGGTACTGAACAGGAGCGATATTCTGAACCTCGCAGAGCAGCTGGTACTCTTTCCCTTCCACCATGGAGCCAGAGTGGTTCACAGGCCTGATGGAGACGCTATCTGGGGTttctaaatgaattaaaaagttCAAGTCAGACAGGTTTAAGTGAGCTATCAAGTTCTACACTGTGTATTAAAACAAGAGTTGACTCACTGTAGAGGACGAGGTTGAGTTTCTCCTCACACTGTCTGGGAGCTGTGAAAAACACACCATAACAGATAGGCTCCTCTATCCAGTCAATGAGGCTGTCGACCTTCCACTGGACAGACAGGTCCTGTTGAGTGTGTGCAGCACTGATGACCGACTCCCAGCCCAGGACACGTACCGGGCGAGTGGCCTCACAGCGGACTGACAACCGGCTCCCCAAAGCCCACCACGACCCTGGAGGGCTTGAGGACGAGGGAGCAACCTTCACctgacactgagacacacaccgTGGTGGAAGAAGCATTCAGAGACTTCACTTAAACAAAAAGGGGGAAATACCACAGTGTGGAAATACTCTGTAATATGTAATGCAttaagtattagcatcaaaaatTAAAAGTGCCAACAGTTGAAGCATGTATTATGCAGGATAGCCCATTCCAGATTAATATTCCATTATTgagtataaataatataatatgcattaatgtgcagctggtaaaggtagctaaactataataataataatacatcataaatTATTAGTTGATTcatattttgtataaataatctgaatctgcaaagttaCTAATGTTGACAAgcacatgtagtggagtaaaaggttcaatatttctctctgagatgtagtgaagtagaaagtagcagaacacggaaatactcaagtaaagtacatgtacctcaaagttgtactcaagtacagtacttagttactttccaccacttgACACATAGCAGCATCATTGTAGTCAGTGTCATCACCACCTTCTTTCACTTGTAGCACTTTCATATTGTGTGTACAAGCAGGCTTTAGCTATTATATAACGCGGTTACAACACACAGGAAAAGCGACAGCCTCCATCCATTGGCTATTATTTCTAAAATACGCCTGTGTATAATAATTCATGTATAGCTTATCTTGCGCATCATTTATGTATATGCCATGTCAAcaaaatgtgtacttaataGGCCTACACAGAATTAGATTAATTCCAAAAACCTGCAGCCCGTCATAATTTTAGTTTTGGAATAGTGCACTTACAGATCTATTATGCACGCGATACTAATCACAACGGTATGCTTCCGCGAGGACTGTCTTTAAAAGGGAAAATATAGCAACGCTTTAACGCTTTAACGTTATTACTCTGATGGTCGTtcttataattatattatcacCGACTAGATAGTTTGCCAGACAATTACCGCACCAAACATCCTCTATAACCCCAACAAGTGAGAAAATAACATGTTGACAACAACATCTTACCTGAGTAAAACATGCAAAGCGTCAGAATCCATTTGAGAAAGTTGTTTCCCATGTTATTTGTTGCACTGAGCCGTCGATTaaggggcgagagagagagaaaattcCAACTTGAACAAGCTTGGCAACTCTGCAGGGAACTATGTTGGAACAAAAGGGCCCCCTTCATCCCAGCTGActttggggggtgggggggagtgAAAGGGAAAGAGGGAAATTTAACAGGTGGCAGGCCTCTGAAAAACACAGCCCAATCCTTTGTACTGCACTGATCttatataaaatgcattataaGCAGGAAATGACAGCCTACAAATACCACAGCAAATGTCCCACCAGCAATAATGCAGACATACAATAACACAGGAGCAGTGTGGGAATAGTGTTGTGCTTAAGATACAAGATGAAtacatacattttctatttttcaatATCCTCTTTATTATAGTCTAAGCAGAGCAAGATGTGGATGACAAAATAGAAAagttgtcatttttaaagtataccaatacatttataaagatTGAGATGTCTTACAATGTATATCATAGTCAAGTTCAAATGATGAAACTACTTCTGTAACCAAGCTTTACTTTcttatatagaaatatagacaTACATCTGAACGTTTTTATATTGAGTCAATTgatgtttttatcatttctaCATTCCTGTCTTAGGTGTGTCCATGTTATGCTTTAAAATCAACGCTTCAATCTGTTGTTTCGTCCGTCATGGCTGTGAACAAAAGCCTGCTTTTAGTTCTGCTTGCATACTTCTGAACTCCATGCTTTGTGAAATCCCAGCAGGCAGCAGTATTGGTACAGCATGTAGCTTGTAAGCCTCACACTGTGATCAGAATGCTACACAGCGTATCCGCTCTGACCGCAACTGCAGTACAAGTGAGCAAGTAATCGGATGCTTTTCGGTGCATTCGTGGAGAGCACAGCTGGGAATCTCAATGTACAGATTAAAGTTCATTCGCTTCACTTTCAATATGCTGCTCTCGCTTCAAGTTCTCTAGAGAATTATGTTAAGCTTGTGTGTCTATAATAAACTTTTTTTACTCCATAACAAATTGAGCAATATCCACTCTGCCAGGTTGTTATAGCAACACAGTCAGAGCATACACAGTGCTTTCTCGCAAAACCCTTTAGTGAGAATGATAGGGACTTAACATAAAGAACATGGCTGCAGAAACAAATAGGTTTGTATTGGCAACCGTAGGCAGGATAACAAATGCTCTCCTTTACATTCACATTGTGCAGTACTAATTAGTATGGCAGCCTCAGCACTGTATAATGtaagccagagagagagacagagacacagagagagagagagagagagagagagagagagagagagagagagagagagtgagagagacagagacacagagagagtgagacagagcgagagagagagagagagagagagagagagagagagagagagagagagagcgagagacagagacacagagagagtgagacagagcgagagagagagacaacagagagacagagacacagagagaga
Protein-coding sequences here:
- the cmc4 gene encoding cx9C motif-containing protein 4, giving the protein MPQKDPCQKQACAIQHCLQANKYVESMCRDVIRDMRRCCASQAGTSVCCSGFKDSNPQENKSNT